The sequence below is a genomic window from Natrinema salifodinae.
GGCCACCTCTTCGACCGGTTCGAGGCCGGAGGCGATCGCGGCTTCGCCGACCGCGGTGGCGAAGACGGCGTCGAACTGCCCGTCGTAGTCAGCGGCGTCGATACGGTCTTGGGACGGGACGGTGCCGATCAGATCGAACGCGTCGATCAACGCGTCGACGACCAGCGTCCCGTTGTTGACGCCCGCTTCGTCGGCGATCGCGAGCCGCGTGAGATAGGCGTCGTGGCCCTCGTCGGCCGGCGGGTCGAACTGCGAACAGATCGCGTCGATCTCGTCCGCCGTGGGCGCGTCGATACCGGCCGACGCGGTCTCGGCGCGGTCCAGATAGTTTTGGAGCGCGTCGATAGTCGCCGACGGATCGGTCTCGATGTCACCGGTCGCGGCGACCTCGTCGACCATCGTCTCGAGTTCGTCGACGGCGTCGAAGACGATGTCCATCAACTCCGGGGTCACGTCGATGTCGCCCGAACGGACGGCGTCGAGGAGTCCCTCGATCGCGTGGGCGAGGTCGCTGGCGGAGTCCAGCCCCATCGCCCCGCAGTTGCCCTTGAGGGTGTGCGCGATCCGGAAGATGTTCTCCATCGCGTCCTCGTCGTCCGGATCGCGCTCGAGCGTGAGCAAGGCGTTGTTCAGTTCCGTAATCCGTTCTTCGCTCTCCTGAACGAAGTCTGTCAGATAATCAGTCATCGGTCTCACCGTCCGTCGTGAACGCGTCGACGATCGCGTCGGCGATGCCGGTCGCCGACGCGATCGTATCGACGCGGCCCGTCTGGATCGCCTGACAGGGGATGCCAAAGACCGGACTCGTCGCTTCGTCCTGGGCGATCGTGTGACCGCCCGCGTCCTTGATCGCCTCGATTCCGGCCGCTCCGTCGCGGCCCATACCGGTCAAGACGACGCCACAGAGCGCGTCGGAGACCCGGTCGGCGGCGCTTTGCATCGTCACGTCGATCGCCGGTCGCACGCCGTGAACCCGTTCGCCGTCGTCGAGTTCCAGCCGGAGTCGGCCGTTGACGTTGCTCACCACCTCGAGGTGAGCGTCGCCTGGCGCGACCGCGGCCTGGCCGGGCACGAGGCGATCGCGGTCCGCGGCCTCGCTGACGTCGTACGCGCTGCGCGCGTCGAGTCGATCGGCGAACCGCGCCGTAAAGCCCGACGGCATGTGCTGGACGACCAGCACCTTCGCACCGAGGGCGAGCGGAAGCCGTTCGAACAGGCGCTCGACGATCTTCGGTCCGCCGGTCGACGCGCCGAGGACGATCGTCGGCGCGTCGGCGCGCTCGCCGTCGACGGTTGGCGGAGACGCCTTCTCGTCGAATTCGACGTCGGCACCGGCGCCGATCTCCGGCGTGTTCGGCCCGGTCGTTCCGCGGTCGACGGATACTTGGGTCCGAACGTCGGAGCCGCCGGCGACGGCGTTCCCGGCGGCGGTTCCGCGTTCCGGGTTGGAGGCAGAAGCAGCGGCGGAGACAGCGGACGATCGCGTCGCGTAGGCCGTCGCAGCGGCACGTGCAAGCGCCACCGATGACACCTCGGCCTCGGCGAGTTCGTCGACCTTCGCGACCACCTCGTCGGTGAGGTGAGCGATGTTCCGCGAGTCGGAGCCGTCGGGCTTGTGGATGAAGTCCACTGCCCCTCGCTCGATGGCGTCGAGCGTCGCCTCCGCGCCGCGCTCGGTATGAACGCTGAGCATAAGAATCGCGGTCGGATTCGTCGTCATGATTCGCTCGACGGCGTCGATTCCGCCCAGTTCGGGCATCTCGACGTCCATCGTCACGACGTCCGGCTCGAACGTGCCGGCGAGTTCAACGCCCTTCGTGCCGTTCGCGGCGGTTTCGACGTCGTAGCCGGCGTCAGTGAGCGCGTTGCCGAGGACTGTCCGCATAAACTGCGAGTCGTCGACAACGAGTACCCGCGTCATGCCGCGACGACGTCTGAGAGGGCCTTTCTGACGCTGGGTTCTTCGAACGGTTTGGTAACGTAGCCGTCCGCACCAGCCTTCACGGCGAGTTTCATTTTCTCACGCTGCCCGACGCTCGTACACATGATGACGCTGGCGTCCGGATCGATCTTTTTGATCGCTGCGGTCGCCTTGATGCCGTTGCATTTCGGCATCACGATGTCCATCATAACGATATCGGGTTCGAATTCTTTGTACAGTTTCACGGCTTCAGCGCCGTTGGACGCCTCTCCGAGGATGCGGTAATCTTGTTCCAGAATTTGACGTAGGAGATTCCGCATAAAATGAGAGTCGTCCACGATGAGCACCCCTGTCGACATTCACTAGTACACCAAATTCCCGTAGCGATACAACTACCATAAATGCTGTCTCCCGGTTATCAGACGTGATAACCGTTGCAGCCGCGCCGAACCCCGAATAATCTGTGACCGGTCGCAGCGATCGTCAGGCCTGGCCGACGGCCAGCAGGAGCCGGTCGACGTCGACCACCGCGGTCGCATCGACGACGAGTTCCGTCGGCGAGTCGTCGGTCTCCGTCTCGTCCGGTTGGGCATCGTCGTCCTCGATCGGTTCGATCTCGAACGCTTCGCCAATCGAATCGCCGCTGGAGCCGGCCGCACCGCCCGCGCCGCGCGTCGACGACAGCCCTGCGGAGCCGCGCGTCCCGGCACCGAACTCGCCTCCGGTCACCGAATTCGACTCCGGCTCGTCCGTCACAACGCTGTCGGCGTCTGCACGGGGATCCCGTCCCTGCTTCCGTTTCCGCTCTTGCGTGACGAGCGCGGCGACGAGCGGGTGGTCGAGGGCGTCCCCGGAGAGGTCGTCGTGGTCGGACGCGTCGTCGATGACGTTCCGTTCCGGAACTGTCTCGACGCTGAGCACGGTGTCGACTCGGATCGCGGCCGACTGCTGATCGTTCGGCCGATCGAGGACGAGGAGTCGCTCGCGTTTCGATCGCGATTCCGACACCGGAAAGTGGACGCTGGGATCGATGACTGCGGTGATCTCCCCTCGGAGGTCCATCAGCCCCTCGATGGCGGACGGCGCACGCGGCACGCGTGTTAGTTCGTCCGCCGGTTCGGTGATCGTCCTGACCGCGTCGACCGGGAGGGCGAGCCGGTGTTCGCCAACTGCGGCGAAGACGAACCGAACGAGGTCTTCCTGTTTTCCTTCCTCGCCGCCCGAATTGCGATTTCGGTCGGGGTCGTCGGTATCGATTCCGAGGAGCTTCTCCGAGAGGTCCGGGGCCATGGTCTCGTTCGTGTATCTGGTTCCTCCAATAAAACGTTGACTCCACCGTGTCTATCAGCGTGTCGAACAGGTTCGAAATCCAATAGATACCGCATTCGGTGTCCGTCCAGCGACTACTATTCGCCGATCCGGAACGTTTATTTTCCGACTGGTCGTCCGTCAGACGGAATGGGACCGGCCTCGAACGACTCCGGTACCGACGAGCGCGTCACCGTGCTCACGTTCGACCTCGAGGAGCAGCGGTACTGCGTCAGGGCCGAGTCGGTCGCCTCCGTCCTCTCGCTCACGGACGACGCCCCGCTTGCCGATGCCAGCGATCCGTGGGACGCGGGCACGACCGCCGTCGCCGGCGAACGGGTCCGGATCGTCGATCTCCCACGGGCGTTCGGCTCGACGCTCCGGACGGCGGCCCGCGTCGACGAACCGAAACTCCTCGTCTTCGACGCCACCGACGACGACGGCCGCTACTACGCCTGGCTGGTCGACGACGTCGACGTGACCAGAACCGTCAGGACGGCCGTCCTCGAACCGCCGACCGTCCGGACGACGTACGTCAAGGGAGAACTCGAACTCGACGGGGCGGCGGTCGTCTGGCTCGACGAACGGACGATCCACGAGTCGTAACGCCCGTAATCGTCGTCGTCACCCTCGCGTCTCACGTTCGAAAAATCGGGAGCGACGACTCCGTCGCGGAGTCCGGTCCGGGCGGTCGGCTACCGGAGGCCTGGCGGGGGACCGCCGTCCGAATCGTCGTCCACGTCGACGTCGACGCCGAACTCCTCGCGTTGCTCTCGGAGTCGCTTGACCTGCCGATAGTAGTAGGCGACTCCGACCCCGCCGAGCAGGAAGACTGTCCCGACGAGCCCGAGGAACAGCGGGATGTCCCGCGTGAGGTAGTACCGCAGCGAGATCGTGTCGTCGGTGTCGAGGTCGTCCCAGCGGAGTCGCTCCTGCCCGTCGACGACCTCGCGCTCGTACCCGTTCGGCGAGACGTCTCCGAACAGGAAGTTCGATGTCCGATGGCCTTCGGGGATCGTCACCTCGTGGGATCCCTGAACGTAGACCGGCAGACGGAACGTCTTGCGGCCGGTTTCGCCCGAAAACGCGAGCGTGCCGTTCTCGTCGGGAACGTGCACGGTTGTCTCGGAGCGGCCCTGTTCGATGTCGAGTTCCGACCCCGTCATCTCGGTCCCGTTGGGATACCAGTAGCGGACGCTGTAGATCTCTAAGGGTTCGTCGCGATAGATCGTCGATCGATACAGCGAGAGTTCCTGCGTGCCGTCGAGGTCGTAGACTGCTCGGTACTCGCCGCCGTCGATCAGGCTGCCGTCCTCGACGTCGATGGCGACGTCGGCCTCGCTGTCGCGCAGGTCGTCGTACTCCTGCTCGCGGTCGAGTTGCTCGTCGGAGATACCGCCGAAAAACGCCGTACAACCCGCTACCGTCGCGAGTAGCGCAATCGCGATCGTCGCGAGAACGAGCCGCCGGTTCATGTTAGGGAACGACACAGCGGAGTTCGGCCGGGAGGTACTCGCCGACGCTGGCGAGCAGTCCCGGCGGATCGGTGCCCTCGGTACAGATGACGCTCTGTTCGAGCAGGCCGAGTCGCTCGACGGTGACGTAGTCCTGGGCGTGGCCCGCGCGGTTGAGCGTCGCCCGGACCTCCGCCCGGGTTGCGCTGTTGACGTTGAGCCGGCCGGCACCGCGGGTCCACTCGTAGAGGCGGTCGCGCTCGTCGTCGGCGAGTCGGGACGGCTCCTCGCCGTCACCGTCGCCGCCGTACACGAACCGCAACGGCACGTGCTGGACCAGGCCGTACCGCTCGCGGATCTGCGTTGGCGATCCGGGTCCGAGACCGAGTTCGTCGGCCGGAATTCGGACTTGCTGGCCGGCGTCGAGGACGACCCCCTCGGCGTCCCACGACTCGAGCGTGCCGACGTAGGTTTCGCCCGGTTCGAGGTCGGGGACGATCTCGCCGAACTCCTCGCGGAGGACGTTGCGCGCGACGGTGGCGTCGTCGCCCTCGATCGTCACTGACGGGAAGTCGTCGTGGCGGACGCCGAGTTCGAACGCGACGTCCAGGTCGCCGATCTCGTTGTCGACCAGCGAGCGCAGCGAATCGAGCGCCCGCTCGCGGGCGTCACCGTCGACGTAAAGCTTGGTTGCGAGTACGACCATTAGGCGTCCGCGTCGATGTTGAGTTCGTCCTCGAGTGCGTCGAGGCGGTCGTCCATCGCGTTGACCAGGCGGTCGTTGTCCATCGATTCCAGCGGCGAGCCGCACTCGGGACACTCGAAGCCGAAGTCCATGGCTTCGCCGAACTCGAATCGGATGGAGCAGATCTCACAGAGGTAGAACTCGTGGTTTCGTTCGTACTCCTGGCGGTCCTCGAGGGCGTCGTAGAGGCGGTACATCTCCTCTTCTAGGTTCTCCGGGATGTTGTCGTACTCGAAGGTCCAGAGGTAGGTCAGCCACCCTGAGTCCTCGTCGCGCAGCCGGCGGTAGCTGGCGAGGTCGTTCTCGTAGAGAATGAACAGCGCCCGCCGGACGTCGTTCAACTCGAGGTCGAGCTCCTCCGCGAGTTCCTCGTCGGTCACTTCCCCGTCCGGCGGCGCCGCCGCGACGGGCATCCCCTTGGGACCGACCAGCTCGTGCAAATATTTCTGGATCACCGGGTCCTCGAGCAGGTCCTCAAAAGCCATTACCTACGTGTAACGGCATGCCGCCATTAAGTCTTTTGAGACGCCGAACGCGGCAGTGCTCGACCGCCGACGGCGGCAGTACAAAGCGGTCGCGCCGGTCCGCAGACGCGACGTTTATGTCGGTCGATAGCACGTATCGGGACGATGACGACCGACCCCGCTTGCGGAACCGTTCCAGACGACCGCGCTCGCTCGCGGATCCACCGCCTCGAGTTCG
It includes:
- the cheB gene encoding chemotaxis-specific protein-glutamate methyltransferase CheB, which produces MTRVLVVDDSQFMRTVLGNALTDAGYDVETAANGTKGVELAGTFEPDVVTMDVEMPELGGIDAVERIMTTNPTAILMLSVHTERGAEATLDAIERGAVDFIHKPDGSDSRNIAHLTDEVVAKVDELAEAEVSSVALARAAATAYATRSSAVSAAASASNPERGTAAGNAVAGGSDVRTQVSVDRGTTGPNTPEIGAGADVEFDEKASPPTVDGERADAPTIVLGASTGGPKIVERLFERLPLALGAKVLVVQHMPSGFTARFADRLDARSAYDVSEAADRDRLVPGQAAVAPGDAHLEVVSNVNGRLRLELDDGERVHGVRPAIDVTMQSAADRVSDALCGVVLTGMGRDGAAGIEAIKDAGGHTIAQDEATSPVFGIPCQAIQTGRVDTIASATGIADAIVDAFTTDGETDD
- the cheY gene encoding chemotaxis protein CheY, which produces MSTGVLIVDDSHFMRNLLRQILEQDYRILGEASNGAEAVKLYKEFEPDIVMMDIVMPKCNGIKATAAIKKIDPDASVIMCTSVGQREKMKLAVKAGADGYVTKPFEEPSVRKALSDVVAA
- a CDS encoding chemotaxis protein CheW; the encoded protein is MAPDLSEKLLGIDTDDPDRNRNSGGEEGKQEDLVRFVFAAVGEHRLALPVDAVRTITEPADELTRVPRAPSAIEGLMDLRGEITAVIDPSVHFPVSESRSKRERLLVLDRPNDQQSAAIRVDTVLSVETVPERNVIDDASDHDDLSGDALDHPLVAALVTQERKRKQGRDPRADADSVVTDEPESNSVTGGEFGAGTRGSAGLSSTRGAGGAAGSSGDSIGEAFEIEPIEDDDAQPDETETDDSPTELVVDATAVVDVDRLLLAVGQA
- a CDS encoding chemotaxis protein CheW codes for the protein MGPASNDSGTDERVTVLTFDLEEQRYCVRAESVASVLSLTDDAPLADASDPWDAGTTAVAGERVRIVDLPRAFGSTLRTAARVDEPKLLVFDATDDDGRYYAWLVDDVDVTRTVRTAVLEPPTVRTTYVKGELELDGAAVVWLDERTIHES
- a CDS encoding DUF5803 family protein, whose translation is MNRRLVLATIAIALLATVAGCTAFFGGISDEQLDREQEYDDLRDSEADVAIDVEDGSLIDGGEYRAVYDLDGTQELSLYRSTIYRDEPLEIYSVRYWYPNGTEMTGSELDIEQGRSETTVHVPDENGTLAFSGETGRKTFRLPVYVQGSHEVTIPEGHRTSNFLFGDVSPNGYEREVVDGQERLRWDDLDTDDTISLRYYLTRDIPLFLGLVGTVFLLGGVGVAYYYRQVKRLREQREEFGVDVDVDDDSDGGPPPGLR
- a CDS encoding DUF2110 family protein, with the translated sequence MVVLATKLYVDGDARERALDSLRSLVDNEIGDLDVAFELGVRHDDFPSVTIEGDDATVARNVLREEFGEIVPDLEPGETYVGTLESWDAEGVVLDAGQQVRIPADELGLGPGSPTQIRERYGLVQHVPLRFVYGGDGDGEEPSRLADDERDRLYEWTRGAGRLNVNSATRAEVRATLNRAGHAQDYVTVERLGLLEQSVICTEGTDPPGLLASVGEYLPAELRCVVP
- the tfe gene encoding transcription factor E, whose amino-acid sequence is MAFEDLLEDPVIQKYLHELVGPKGMPVAAAPPDGEVTDEELAEELDLELNDVRRALFILYENDLASYRRLRDEDSGWLTYLWTFEYDNIPENLEEEMYRLYDALEDRQEYERNHEFYLCEICSIRFEFGEAMDFGFECPECGSPLESMDNDRLVNAMDDRLDALEDELNIDADA